One stretch of Flavobacterium sp. 9 DNA includes these proteins:
- a CDS encoding transposase produces the protein MKKRVYSAEFKSSAVRLSYERENIKELADELGVQVERIYKWRSSQKTFTNLQPIISKKTEIDSLEVKQLRKALKEKELELEILKKAVHIFSKSDGKSTNL, from the coding sequence ATGAAAAAACGAGTTTACAGTGCTGAGTTTAAATCATCAGCAGTACGATTAAGTTACGAGCGAGAAAACATCAAAGAATTAGCAGATGAACTAGGCGTCCAGGTAGAGCGTATTTATAAATGGAGGTCTTCTCAAAAAACATTTACTAATCTACAACCAATTATTTCTAAAAAGACAGAGATAGATTCTTTAGAAGTAAAACAATTACGAAAAGCCCTTAAAGAAAAAGAATTAGAGCTTGAGATATTAAAAAAGGCCGTTCACATCTTTTCCAAGAGCGATGGGAAATCTACCAATTTATAG
- a CDS encoding DUF1214 domain-containing protein, whose protein sequence is MLQVQLKGTPDVAQKLQKQFTFTVPDGIKIAPPITIPEFTPKAPIAGEIFDKVEEVINSYPDTNPKAKEYREKAIAVSKYAKADDKAKAHIDEVIKTKAIPAFLAGAKGFGTQKGGWSVTYVAGKFGDDIMARDIINYGGLWANQIQEAIYFIGLTDSNKQPLNGDKVYEIKFPKDQLPDLAVNAFWSVTLYSVPDYRVVDNKLKRYNLNNVSNLKKNPDGSLSIWLASSLPKDAPQSNWLPTPAGKGFSLNLRLYVSKKEVLDGKWFPAPIEEKK, encoded by the coding sequence TTGTTGCAAGTCCAATTGAAAGGAACGCCGGATGTAGCACAAAAGCTTCAGAAACAATTTACGTTTACTGTTCCGGACGGAATTAAAATTGCACCGCCAATAACAATTCCGGAATTTACACCAAAAGCACCAATAGCCGGAGAGATTTTCGATAAAGTCGAAGAAGTAATCAATTCTTATCCTGACACAAATCCTAAAGCAAAAGAATATCGGGAAAAAGCCATTGCGGTTAGTAAATATGCTAAAGCAGATGACAAAGCCAAAGCACATATAGATGAAGTGATTAAAACAAAGGCAATTCCAGCATTTTTGGCTGGAGCAAAAGGCTTTGGTACACAAAAAGGAGGCTGGTCAGTAACGTATGTTGCCGGAAAATTTGGCGATGATATTATGGCCAGAGACATTATCAATTATGGAGGTTTATGGGCAAATCAAATTCAGGAAGCGATTTATTTTATTGGACTTACAGATAGTAATAAACAACCATTAAATGGTGATAAAGTTTATGAAATTAAGTTTCCAAAAGATCAATTACCAGATTTAGCAGTCAATGCATTTTGGTCCGTAACCTTATATAGTGTTCCGGATTACAGAGTTGTTGATAATAAACTAAAAAGATACAATTTGAATAATGTTTCGAATTTAAAGAAAAACCCTGATGGTTCTTTGAGTATTTGGCTGGCTTCGTCATTGCCTAAAGACGCGCCTCAAAGCAATTGGTTACCAACTCCTGCAGGCAAAGGTTTTTCTTTAAACCTACGTTTGTATGTTTCGAAAAAAGAAGTTCTGGACGGAAAATGGTTTCCTGCTCCAATCGAAGAAAAGAAGTAA
- a CDS encoding DUF1254 domain-containing protein, with product MKKSLIILFTFLLLVSCKKEETTKETSQDNLVSGDTTTVRKGVPAGPMANTILTDEYVKHIGTLAYLWGWPMTNIHNRKVMFDKLPGPLYKGGVVPLSPPNQLCMLTDYIKPGEKDVTCPNQDVVYGFGLTDFSKGDALVIQVPDFGDRFWVYQVCNQRTDGYASLGKMYGTKPGFYLLAGSKWNGKVPDGITAVFKCDTDLGVVIPRVFQTDDPVDKKAVQPIIQKILMYSLSEFDGKVKTKDWTKIPVLPAEASTSNEETKWVKPEVFFDELPIILKEVPPLPGEEAIYGQIQSVLAAAAKDPKIKNVLKQAAIEADQKLINPLFQFSNVGYRLKDNWTTQGNGAQFGLDYLTRTACAKANIFVNKPNETKYFYLDNDAAGTRLQGNSKYTITFAKGEIPPVNGFWSLTLYNQYHFFSPNSINRFSLGTKNKDLKYNPDGSLTLYVQNTEPEKDKVSNWLPSPKETFSLYIRCYGPEDRVIKGNWLPPAVLKAK from the coding sequence ATGAAAAAATCACTTATAATATTGTTCACCTTTTTACTGCTTGTAAGTTGTAAAAAAGAAGAGACTACTAAAGAAACATCTCAGGATAATTTGGTATCCGGAGACACCACGACTGTTAGAAAAGGCGTTCCTGCCGGACCAATGGCAAATACGATATTGACAGATGAATATGTTAAACATATTGGTACTTTGGCTTATTTATGGGGCTGGCCAATGACAAACATTCATAACAGGAAAGTAATGTTTGATAAACTTCCCGGGCCATTATATAAAGGTGGAGTTGTGCCATTGAGCCCGCCGAATCAATTGTGTATGCTTACTGATTATATAAAGCCAGGTGAAAAAGATGTCACTTGTCCAAATCAGGATGTAGTTTATGGTTTTGGTTTAACCGATTTTTCAAAAGGTGATGCATTAGTAATTCAGGTACCGGATTTTGGAGATCGTTTTTGGGTGTATCAAGTATGTAATCAACGTACAGATGGTTATGCTTCTTTAGGAAAAATGTACGGAACAAAACCCGGATTTTATTTGCTAGCAGGATCAAAATGGAATGGGAAAGTTCCAGACGGAATTACTGCTGTATTTAAATGTGATACTGATTTGGGAGTTGTAATTCCGCGAGTTTTTCAAACCGATGATCCAGTTGATAAAAAAGCAGTTCAACCCATTATTCAAAAAATATTAATGTATTCTTTGAGTGAGTTTGATGGAAAAGTAAAAACAAAAGACTGGACAAAAATTCCTGTTTTACCGGCAGAAGCGAGCACAAGTAACGAAGAAACGAAATGGGTTAAACCAGAAGTGTTTTTTGATGAATTGCCGATTATCTTAAAAGAGGTTCCGCCTTTACCCGGTGAAGAAGCTATTTATGGACAAATTCAATCTGTTCTTGCGGCGGCTGCAAAAGATCCTAAAATTAAAAATGTATTAAAACAAGCAGCAATAGAAGCAGATCAAAAGTTAATTAATCCTTTGTTTCAATTCTCAAATGTTGGTTATCGTCTTAAAGACAATTGGACAACTCAAGGAAACGGAGCACAATTTGGCTTAGATTATCTAACAAGAACGGCTTGCGCAAAGGCTAATATTTTTGTGAATAAACCTAACGAAACCAAGTATTTCTATCTGGACAACGATGCTGCCGGAACAAGACTGCAAGGTAATAGTAAATACACCATAACTTTTGCAAAAGGAGAAATCCCGCCCGTAAATGGTTTTTGGTCACTTACATTATACAATCAATATCATTTCTTTTCGCCTAATTCAATCAATCGATTTTCGTTAGGAACTAAGAATAAAGATTTAAAATATAATCCTGATGGATCGTTGACTCTTTATGTTCAAAATACAGAACCAGAGAAAGACAAAGTAAGCAATTGGCTGCCTTCGCCTAAAGAAACATTCTCTTTATATATTAGATGTTATGGGCCGGAAGATCGAGTAATAAAAGGGAATTGGTTGCCTCCGGCAGTTTTAAAAGCAAAGTAA
- a CDS encoding DUF2490 domain-containing protein, which translates to MKRTNSYKTLFITIVLTLFCGAEIHAQKMAQNVAAWVGYEMYLPFKEDGRWGLLLEGYSKGNDFVSELQGSFYRVGANYYLKNGNRFGAGVAYQWDLPYDEVSLPYNNPDYRIYEQFIWRIVKKEGNEVWSQRFRMEQRWLGRKDDPNSTSDHFDYYKFENTFRYQVRYQYWFKPRWAAVIYDELHIRTNAASNDENYLDQNRLYLGGAYSLDKRREIRMELGYMNQIFFKSPDTESGLSRMNHTIRITLTTDLPFKRKEN; encoded by the coding sequence ATGAAGAGAACCAATAGTTATAAAACCCTGTTTATTACAATTGTATTGACTCTTTTTTGCGGTGCTGAAATACATGCTCAAAAAATGGCGCAAAATGTAGCAGCTTGGGTTGGTTACGAAATGTATTTGCCTTTTAAAGAAGACGGAAGATGGGGTTTATTGTTAGAAGGATATTCTAAAGGCAATGATTTTGTATCAGAACTTCAGGGATCTTTTTATCGTGTAGGAGCCAACTATTATCTTAAAAACGGAAATCGTTTTGGAGCAGGAGTAGCCTATCAATGGGATTTGCCTTATGATGAGGTTTCATTGCCTTATAACAATCCGGATTACAGGATATATGAGCAATTTATTTGGCGTATTGTCAAAAAAGAAGGAAACGAAGTTTGGTCACAACGCTTTAGAATGGAGCAACGCTGGCTAGGTCGAAAAGACGATCCAAATAGTACAAGCGATCATTTTGATTATTACAAATTCGAAAATACGTTTCGATATCAGGTTCGTTATCAATATTGGTTTAAACCGAGATGGGCGGCTGTTATTTATGATGAACTTCATATTAGAACCAATGCAGCAAGTAACGATGAAAATTATCTGGATCAAAACAGATTGTATTTAGGTGGAGCTTATAGTCTGGATAAGAGAAGAGAAATTAGAATGGAATTGGGTTATATGAATCAGATCTTTTTTAAATCGCCTGATACAGAAAGTGGTTTAAGCCGAATGAATCATACAATCCGAATTACATTAACGACAGATTTGCCTTTTAAAAGAAAAGAAAATTAA
- a CDS encoding IS3 family transposase — MVSYKHLYPIEKMCSVLKVSRSSYYRWFSGGPSNRFIENSLFTDLIKEVFDLSSQTYGSPRIAEQLKRKGYKISKRKVAKLMLLNGWRSKLKRRFKVTTDSNHRYPVCSNHLNRNFTPKSLNEVWVSDITYIRTAAGWLYLTTIIDLYDRQVIGWSLSTRMYTDQTIIPAWKMAVSKREITESLLFHSDRGIQYASIEFRKLINKNTLITQSMSRKANCWDNAVAESFFKTLKAELIYQHKFTTIEEAKLAVFEYIEVWYNRKRLHSSLGYKTPKEMELEFYKIESVA, encoded by the coding sequence ATAGTCAGCTATAAACATTTATATCCTATTGAAAAGATGTGCAGCGTTTTAAAAGTAAGCCGAAGTAGTTATTATAGATGGTTCAGTGGCGGTCCTTCTAATAGATTTATAGAAAATAGTCTATTTACAGATTTAATAAAAGAAGTTTTTGATCTAAGCAGTCAAACTTACGGAAGTCCCAGAATAGCGGAACAGCTAAAAAGAAAAGGATATAAAATATCCAAAAGGAAAGTTGCTAAATTGATGCTTCTTAATGGCTGGAGAAGTAAACTTAAAAGACGCTTTAAAGTAACCACAGATTCTAATCATCGATATCCAGTGTGCAGTAATCATCTCAATAGAAATTTTACACCAAAATCACTTAATGAGGTTTGGGTGTCTGATATAACCTATATAAGAACAGCTGCCGGCTGGTTATATCTTACTACTATTATTGATTTATATGACAGGCAGGTTATAGGATGGTCATTAAGCACACGAATGTATACCGATCAAACGATTATTCCAGCTTGGAAAATGGCAGTATCAAAAAGAGAAATAACAGAATCTTTACTTTTTCATTCAGATAGAGGAATACAATATGCTTCGATAGAATTCAGAAAATTGATTAATAAAAATACTTTAATCACTCAAAGTATGAGTAGAAAAGCTAATTGTTGGGATAATGCTGTAGCTGAAAGTTTTTTCAAGACCCTTAAAGCAGAACTTATCTATCAGCATAAATTCACAACCATTGAAGAAGCTAAATTAGCAGTCTTTGAATATATAGAAGTATGGTATAATAGAAAACGTCTGCATTCTTCTTTGGGATATAAAACACCTAAAGAAATGGAACTAGAATTTTATAAAATAGAAAGTGTAGCATAG